A section of the Oryza sativa Japonica Group chromosome 1, ASM3414082v1 genome encodes:
- the LOC4326821 gene encoding uncharacterized protein isoform X2 → MAAPPVSGDGAAAAAPVVALGAAGAVGGPRPYEVAVAAAELRPVDCNLAALCDHVQAEGFGSGAFSDVVVEAMGATYRLHRLIISRSAYFRNMLHGPWREAGAPTVVLHIDDPNIDSEAIAIALAYLYGQPPKLNDNNAFRVLAAASFLDLQDLCTICTDFIISELWTSNFLQYQLFAESQDYGSHGERVRNACWGYLCQSATLELREVLPKLSSQTLHALLTSDELWVPNEEKRFELALYALLAKVTLSDVEVSGNENLNLTSSSANSDHSMRKGKSPMNEAGEEQLMGSELQNLKLHDNTETISAHNTSDIPDMNAEASRRKVNDFSTGGPSGESTSYQFNEDIWLSSDQTRNYLSRTSSSNGLVPTEWGKPNAPLWGGRVVGRRQVRCVRGSSSLSADEYNAFMNIFERGSLLYCNMSFDALLSVRKQLEEFGFPCKAVNDGLWLQMLLCHRVQAIVADTCTNCCLTGNSCACKQAHVSSHHHYRQEHDRSSASGTVGNIYLTDAHGEGNAVFGPVRVNVRGAVDGLAGIGRGNSNVPGAAWAPTRYVFSRVPYGLGSRNGQQPFANDESEPRVDYNGDISGDGLTALVNLSQESSASHHQTESIFETGIQVRYSGAASVSTPGGSSLQMQESKEHELGSNLETTENTTISLDMKTPLSHFPPFRFGVEFEDVHRLADSQVKHSTEVFYAGSLWKVSVQAFNDEDPHGRRTLGLFLHRRKAEPLDPLRKANMYVDHREKVTARYQLICPSKREVMIFGSLKQAGTLLPKAPKGWGWRTAILFDELGDLLQGGSLRIAAVVQLV, encoded by the exons ATGGCCGCGCCGCCCGTCTCGGgggatggggcggcggcggcggcccccgTGGTGGCCCTGGGCGCCGCGGGGGCGGTGGGGGGGCCGAGGCCGTACGAGgtggccgtcgcggcggcggagctccggccCGTGGACTGCAACCTCGCGGCGCTGTGCGACCACGTGCAGGCGGAGGGGTTCGGGTCCGGGGCGTTctccgacgtcgtcgtcgaggcCATGGGCGCCACCTACCGCCTCCATCGCCTCATCATCTCCCGCAGCGCCTACTTCAG GAATATGCTACATGGTCCTTGGAGGGAGGCTGGAGCTCCCACAGTGGTGTTGCATATAGATGATCCAAACATTGACTCAGAAGCAATTGCAATCGCGTTAGCATATCTTTACGGGCAACCCCCAAAGCTTAATGATAACAATGCGTTCCGAGTACTTGCAGCTGCATCATTTTTGGATCTTCAG GATTTATGTACAATATGTACCGACTTTATTATTTCTGAGCTTTGGACATCAAACTTTTTGCAATATCAG CTGTTTGCGGAGAGTCAAGACTATGGTAGTCATGGGGAACGTGTCAGAAATGCCTGCTGGGGTTATCTTTGCCAAAGTGCCACATTGGAACTACGAGAG gTGCTCCCAAAACTTTCTTCACAAACTTTGCATGCGCTCCTTACATCTGACGAATTATGGGTACCTAATGAGGAGAAACG GTTTGAACTAGCATTATATGCGTTGCTTGCAAAGGTCACTCTGTCTGATGTAGAAGTTAGTGGAAATGAAAATTTGAACCTTACGTCAAGCTCTGCGAATTCTGATCATTCCATGAGGAAGGGAAAGAGTCCAATGAATGAAGCTGGTGAGGAGCAGCTTATGGGGTCTGAATTGCAGAACTTAAAATTACATGACAACACAGAGACTATAAGTGCCCATAACACTAGTGATATTCCAGATATG AATGCTGAGGCTTCCAGGAGGAAGGTAAATGATTTTTCCACAGGAGGACCATCTGGGGAAAGCACTTCTTATCAATTTAACGAGGATATCTGGCTTTCTAGTGACCAAACAAGGAACTACCTCTCAAGAACCTCTTCCAGTAATGGGTTAGTTCCAACTGAGTGGGGAAAGCCCAACGCACCACTTTGGGGTGGTAGGGTTGTTGGTCGGCGGCAAGTTAGATGTGTTAGGGGAAGTTCTTCTCTTTCTGCTGATGAATACAATGCTTTTATGAATATATTTGAAAGGGGTTCTCTTCTCTACTGTAATATGTCATTTGATGCATTGTTAAGTGTTCGAAAGCAACTTGAAGAGTTTGGGTTTCCTTGCAAAGCTGTAAATGATGGTCTTTGGCTACAG ATGCTTCTGTGTCACAGAGTACAAGCAATAGTTGCTGATACTTGCACAAATTGTTGCCTTACTGGTAATTCATGTGCTTGTAAACAAGCACATGTGAGTTCACATCATCACTACAGGCAAGAGCATGATCGGAGCAGTGCTTCCGGTACTGTAGGTAATATCTACCTCACAGATGCCCATGGTGAAGGAAATGCTGTTTTTGGGCCTGTCCGTGTCAATGTCAGAGGAGCAGTTGATGGACTTGCTGGTATTGGGAGAGGAAATTCTAATGTTCCTGGTGCAGCTTGGGCTCCCACACGTTACGTCTTCTCTCGTGTTCCTTATGGACTTGGTTCAAGAAATGGTCAACAACCATTCGCAAATGATGAATCAGAACCTAGAGTCGACTACAATGGTGATATTTCAGGAGATGGTCTGACTGCATTGGTTAATCTTAGCCAAGAAAGCAGTGCTTCTCATCATCAGACAGAAAGTATATTTGAGACAGGCATTCAAGTTAGATATTCTGGTGCTGCTTCTGTTTCAACCCCAGGTGGTTCCTCTCTCCAGATGCAAGAGTCAAAAGAGCATGAACTTGGATCCAACTTGGAAACTACAGAGAACACAACTATCTCGTTGGACATGAAAACACCACTTAGTCACTTCCCACCTTTCCGCTTTGG AGTTGAGTTTGAAGATGTGCACAGGCTCGCAGATAGTCAGGTGAAGCATTCGACTGAAGTATTTTATGCAGGCTCTCTTTGGAAG GTAAGTGTCCAGGCATTCAACGACGAGGATCCTCATGGACGTCGCACCCTTG GACTCTTTCTGCACCGACGCAAGGCTGAGCCTTTAGACCCATTGAGGAAG GCCAACATGTATGTAGACCACCGGGAAAAGGTCACTGCTCGGTATCAG CTTATCTGTCCATCGAAGAGAGAGGTCATGATTTTCGGAAGCCTAAAGCAGGCTGGCACACTCCTACCCAAAGCTCCAAAAGGGTGGGGTTGGCGCACTGCCATATTGTTCGACGAACTTGGCGATCTTCTCCAGGGTGGATCCCTGAGAATTGCTGCAGTAGTCCAGCTTGTCTAA
- the LOC4326823 gene encoding heavy metal-associated isoprenylated plant protein 35 isoform X1 — MASGSEPIECQVLVLRVSIHCEGCKKKVKKVLQHVPGVFRCDVDARSNKVIVTASRNMDANILVAKLRKSGKQAEPWPEEPKQQQPPPPPAESQSQETKNQSDESSKPSDQPAEKPGPDKAEGSAAEPNNPQPSPEPTKSTDETPKPNQEIQEPSNAKANTDANASGNASDETKEAAATGEQSSEPKGKVKQHRERPIDARVTMEYGGGSHVNYMPQPQPVPVMSYNVARPTASAAYYAAPPAPAPMSMPMPMARPGPSSQGYIDEEYSPSYYNRSSPYEPYYYPQPSPYRYQHYQQSSADDYYYGAPQQRSAFSPPRDAYGEMFNDENSNSCSVM, encoded by the exons ATGGCCTCCGGCTCAGAGCCTATAGAGTGTCAG GTTCTTGTGCTGAGGGTGTCCATTCATTGTGAAGGATGCAAGAAGAAAGTGAAGAAAGTGCTTCAACATGTTCCTG GAGTGTTCAGATGCGACGTCGATGCCCGGAGCAACAAGGTCATAGTCACGGCCTCAAGAAATATGGACGCCAACATCCTCGTTGCGAAGCTGCGCAAGTCCGGCAAGCAAGCTGAGCCATGGCCAGAGGAgccaaagcagcagcagccaccgccaccgcctgcaGAGAGCCAAAGCCAAGAGACTAAGAACCAAAGCGACGAATCCAGCAAGCCGAGTGATCAACCAGCCGAAAAGCCCGGTCCCGACAAAGCTGAAGGCAGCGCAGCGGAGCCAAACAACCCTCAGCCATCGCCAGAGCCGACGAAGAGCACCGATGAGACCCCAAAGCCAAATCAAGAAATCCAGGAGCCATCCAACGCCAAGGCCAACACCGATGCCAACGCCAGTGGCAATGCAAGTGACGAGACCAaggaagcagcagcaacaggagAGCAATCCAGTGAGCCAAAAGGGAAAGTAAAGCAACACCGGGAGAGGCCGATCGATGCGAGGGTGACAATGGAATACGGCGGAGGCAGCCACGTGAACTACATGCCGCAACCGCAGCCGGTGCCCGTCATGAGCTACAATGTGGCAcggccgacggcgagcgcggcctACTACGCCGCCccaccggcaccggcgccgATGTCAATGCCGATGCCCATGGCAAGGCCTGGACCATCATCACAAGGCTACATTGACGAGGAGTACTCGCCTTCCTACTACAACCGTTCATCGCCATATGAGCCTTACTACTATCCTCAACCTTCGCCATACCGCTACCAGCATTATCAGCAATCTTCAGCTGACGACTACTACTATGGAGCACCCCAGCAGAGGAGCGCCTTCTCGCCGCCACGGGATGCTTACGGTGAAATGTTCAATGATGAGAATTCTAATTCTTGCAGTGTGATGTGA
- the LOC107278572 gene encoding protein RALF-like 33, producing MPPPRRAALAAAAVLLLLVVAAATAQAVEVAPYCVGEPGEECVAGGGGEEAVAVAAAARRRLQGGGYISYDAMRRNAVPCSYRGASYYNCRPGGQANPYTRGCSAITQCRG from the coding sequence atgccgccgccgcgccgcgcggcgctcgccgccgccgccgtgctcctcctcctcgtcgtcgcggccgccaccgcgcaGGCCGTGGAGGTGGCGCCGTACTGCGTGGGCGAGCCGGGGGAGGAgtgcgtggccggcggcggcggcgaggaggcggtggcggtggcggcggcggcgaggaggaggctgcaGGGCGGCGGGTACATCAGCTACGACGCGATGCGGCGCAACGCCGTGCCGTGCTCGTACCGCGGCGCGTCCTACTACAACTGCCGTCCCGGCGGCCAGGCCAACCCCTACACCCGCGGCTGCTCCGCCATCACCCAGTGCAGAGGCTAG
- the LOC4326823 gene encoding pollen-specific leucine-rich repeat extensin-like protein 1 isoform X2, producing the protein MDANILVAKLRKSGKQAEPWPEEPKQQQPPPPPAESQSQETKNQSDESSKPSDQPAEKPGPDKAEGSAAEPNNPQPSPEPTKSTDETPKPNQEIQEPSNAKANTDANASGNASDETKEAAATGEQSSEPKGKVKQHRERPIDARVTMEYGGGSHVNYMPQPQPVPVMSYNVARPTASAAYYAAPPAPAPMSMPMPMARPGPSSQGYIDEEYSPSYYNRSSPYEPYYYPQPSPYRYQHYQQSSADDYYYGAPQQRSAFSPPRDAYGEMFNDENSNSCSVM; encoded by the coding sequence ATGGACGCCAACATCCTCGTTGCGAAGCTGCGCAAGTCCGGCAAGCAAGCTGAGCCATGGCCAGAGGAgccaaagcagcagcagccaccgccaccgcctgcaGAGAGCCAAAGCCAAGAGACTAAGAACCAAAGCGACGAATCCAGCAAGCCGAGTGATCAACCAGCCGAAAAGCCCGGTCCCGACAAAGCTGAAGGCAGCGCAGCGGAGCCAAACAACCCTCAGCCATCGCCAGAGCCGACGAAGAGCACCGATGAGACCCCAAAGCCAAATCAAGAAATCCAGGAGCCATCCAACGCCAAGGCCAACACCGATGCCAACGCCAGTGGCAATGCAAGTGACGAGACCAaggaagcagcagcaacaggagAGCAATCCAGTGAGCCAAAAGGGAAAGTAAAGCAACACCGGGAGAGGCCGATCGATGCGAGGGTGACAATGGAATACGGCGGAGGCAGCCACGTGAACTACATGCCGCAACCGCAGCCGGTGCCCGTCATGAGCTACAATGTGGCAcggccgacggcgagcgcggcctACTACGCCGCCccaccggcaccggcgccgATGTCAATGCCGATGCCCATGGCAAGGCCTGGACCATCATCACAAGGCTACATTGACGAGGAGTACTCGCCTTCCTACTACAACCGTTCATCGCCATATGAGCCTTACTACTATCCTCAACCTTCGCCATACCGCTACCAGCATTATCAGCAATCTTCAGCTGACGACTACTACTATGGAGCACCCCAGCAGAGGAGCGCCTTCTCGCCGCCACGGGATGCTTACGGTGAAATGTTCAATGATGAGAATTCTAATTCTTGCAGTGTGATGTGA
- the LOC4326821 gene encoding uncharacterized protein isoform X1: MAAPPVSGDGAAAAAPVVALGAAGAVGGPRPYEVAVAAAELRPVDCNLAALCDHVQAEGFGSGAFSDVVVEAMGATYRLHRLIISRSAYFRNMLHGPWREAGAPTVVLHIDDPNIDSEAIAIALAYLYGQPPKLNDNNAFRVLAAASFLDLQDLCTICTDFIISELWTSNFLQYQLFAESQDYGSHGERVRNACWGYLCQSATLELREVLPKLSSQTLHALLTSDELWVPNEEKRFELALYALLAKVTLSDVEVSGNENLNLTSSSANSDHSMRKGKSPMNEAGEEQLMGSELQNLKLHDNTETISAHNTSDIPDMVIPQDSTAYSIEQNAEASRRKVNDFSTGGPSGESTSYQFNEDIWLSSDQTRNYLSRTSSSNGLVPTEWGKPNAPLWGGRVVGRRQVRCVRGSSSLSADEYNAFMNIFERGSLLYCNMSFDALLSVRKQLEEFGFPCKAVNDGLWLQMLLCHRVQAIVADTCTNCCLTGNSCACKQAHVSSHHHYRQEHDRSSASGTVGNIYLTDAHGEGNAVFGPVRVNVRGAVDGLAGIGRGNSNVPGAAWAPTRYVFSRVPYGLGSRNGQQPFANDESEPRVDYNGDISGDGLTALVNLSQESSASHHQTESIFETGIQVRYSGAASVSTPGGSSLQMQESKEHELGSNLETTENTTISLDMKTPLSHFPPFRFGVEFEDVHRLADSQVKHSTEVFYAGSLWKVSVQAFNDEDPHGRRTLGLFLHRRKAEPLDPLRKANMYVDHREKVTARYQLICPSKREVMIFGSLKQAGTLLPKAPKGWGWRTAILFDELGDLLQGGSLRIAAVVQLV, from the exons ATGGCCGCGCCGCCCGTCTCGGgggatggggcggcggcggcggcccccgTGGTGGCCCTGGGCGCCGCGGGGGCGGTGGGGGGGCCGAGGCCGTACGAGgtggccgtcgcggcggcggagctccggccCGTGGACTGCAACCTCGCGGCGCTGTGCGACCACGTGCAGGCGGAGGGGTTCGGGTCCGGGGCGTTctccgacgtcgtcgtcgaggcCATGGGCGCCACCTACCGCCTCCATCGCCTCATCATCTCCCGCAGCGCCTACTTCAG GAATATGCTACATGGTCCTTGGAGGGAGGCTGGAGCTCCCACAGTGGTGTTGCATATAGATGATCCAAACATTGACTCAGAAGCAATTGCAATCGCGTTAGCATATCTTTACGGGCAACCCCCAAAGCTTAATGATAACAATGCGTTCCGAGTACTTGCAGCTGCATCATTTTTGGATCTTCAG GATTTATGTACAATATGTACCGACTTTATTATTTCTGAGCTTTGGACATCAAACTTTTTGCAATATCAG CTGTTTGCGGAGAGTCAAGACTATGGTAGTCATGGGGAACGTGTCAGAAATGCCTGCTGGGGTTATCTTTGCCAAAGTGCCACATTGGAACTACGAGAG gTGCTCCCAAAACTTTCTTCACAAACTTTGCATGCGCTCCTTACATCTGACGAATTATGGGTACCTAATGAGGAGAAACG GTTTGAACTAGCATTATATGCGTTGCTTGCAAAGGTCACTCTGTCTGATGTAGAAGTTAGTGGAAATGAAAATTTGAACCTTACGTCAAGCTCTGCGAATTCTGATCATTCCATGAGGAAGGGAAAGAGTCCAATGAATGAAGCTGGTGAGGAGCAGCTTATGGGGTCTGAATTGCAGAACTTAAAATTACATGACAACACAGAGACTATAAGTGCCCATAACACTAGTGATATTCCAGATATGGTAATCCCGCAGGATAGCACAGCATACTCCATTGAGCAA AATGCTGAGGCTTCCAGGAGGAAGGTAAATGATTTTTCCACAGGAGGACCATCTGGGGAAAGCACTTCTTATCAATTTAACGAGGATATCTGGCTTTCTAGTGACCAAACAAGGAACTACCTCTCAAGAACCTCTTCCAGTAATGGGTTAGTTCCAACTGAGTGGGGAAAGCCCAACGCACCACTTTGGGGTGGTAGGGTTGTTGGTCGGCGGCAAGTTAGATGTGTTAGGGGAAGTTCTTCTCTTTCTGCTGATGAATACAATGCTTTTATGAATATATTTGAAAGGGGTTCTCTTCTCTACTGTAATATGTCATTTGATGCATTGTTAAGTGTTCGAAAGCAACTTGAAGAGTTTGGGTTTCCTTGCAAAGCTGTAAATGATGGTCTTTGGCTACAG ATGCTTCTGTGTCACAGAGTACAAGCAATAGTTGCTGATACTTGCACAAATTGTTGCCTTACTGGTAATTCATGTGCTTGTAAACAAGCACATGTGAGTTCACATCATCACTACAGGCAAGAGCATGATCGGAGCAGTGCTTCCGGTACTGTAGGTAATATCTACCTCACAGATGCCCATGGTGAAGGAAATGCTGTTTTTGGGCCTGTCCGTGTCAATGTCAGAGGAGCAGTTGATGGACTTGCTGGTATTGGGAGAGGAAATTCTAATGTTCCTGGTGCAGCTTGGGCTCCCACACGTTACGTCTTCTCTCGTGTTCCTTATGGACTTGGTTCAAGAAATGGTCAACAACCATTCGCAAATGATGAATCAGAACCTAGAGTCGACTACAATGGTGATATTTCAGGAGATGGTCTGACTGCATTGGTTAATCTTAGCCAAGAAAGCAGTGCTTCTCATCATCAGACAGAAAGTATATTTGAGACAGGCATTCAAGTTAGATATTCTGGTGCTGCTTCTGTTTCAACCCCAGGTGGTTCCTCTCTCCAGATGCAAGAGTCAAAAGAGCATGAACTTGGATCCAACTTGGAAACTACAGAGAACACAACTATCTCGTTGGACATGAAAACACCACTTAGTCACTTCCCACCTTTCCGCTTTGG AGTTGAGTTTGAAGATGTGCACAGGCTCGCAGATAGTCAGGTGAAGCATTCGACTGAAGTATTTTATGCAGGCTCTCTTTGGAAG GTAAGTGTCCAGGCATTCAACGACGAGGATCCTCATGGACGTCGCACCCTTG GACTCTTTCTGCACCGACGCAAGGCTGAGCCTTTAGACCCATTGAGGAAG GCCAACATGTATGTAGACCACCGGGAAAAGGTCACTGCTCGGTATCAG CTTATCTGTCCATCGAAGAGAGAGGTCATGATTTTCGGAAGCCTAAAGCAGGCTGGCACACTCCTACCCAAAGCTCCAAAAGGGTGGGGTTGGCGCACTGCCATATTGTTCGACGAACTTGGCGATCTTCTCCAGGGTGGATCCCTGAGAATTGCTGCAGTAGTCCAGCTTGTCTAA
- the LOC4326820 gene encoding potassium transporter 6, whose amino-acid sequence MVPPGNGNGAAAAAGNDVILELSTPGDDWSHELQGDDVEANGGGNGDAPPRRTFSFGQAYKTRHRQPQVFTVWQTLMLGYQSLGIVYGDLGTSPLYVFPSVVLPDADATDFLGILSLIIWTLTLMSLVKYALIVLKADDHGEGGTFALYSLLRQHVNFKGNIPVPLTRLESDVHLKFHSKRRSRPSRLQLFLENSPKAQLAITIIVLIGTCMLIGDGALTPAISVLSAVQGIQSRSSHIKQKHVVVLSAVILVLLFLVQRFGTSRVSFTFSPIMLLWFASIAGIGVYNIVMHYPPVLKAVSPHYIYYYFAKNKRVGWEQLGAVILCITGAEAMFADMGHFNKSSIQVAFSTAVFPSLILAYSGQAAYLIKNPGDLSTAFYSSVPAPLFWPMFVVSTLAAIVASQSLISASYSIIRQSIALGCFPRTTVKHTSDKYEGQVYCPEINYVLMVVCVLITVGFQGGPEIGRAFGVAVIWVMLLTTTLMTVVMVVIWEVNGALAGGFFVFYLAIEGTYMTSLMTKVPQGGWVPFAITVAFLSVTLSWTYGRKKKREYEARHAVGDGEFAGIVSRSARVPGMCLFCTDLMDGVPPIVRHYAANTGSLRELLLFVTFRTLPVRTVLAGERFLVAREGARAGVYRCIAQYGYMDEQDMVGDDFVRAAVAALVEVAAAAAEADSGEEEAEMIGRAPASGVSYVIGRTVLRMRRARNWPKRFVINELYRFLQKNFRSNVSTLKLDHAKTLQVGMIYEI is encoded by the exons ATGGTGCCACCAGGCAATGgcaacggcgccgccgccgccgccggcaacgacGTCATCCTCGAGCTCAGCACTCCCGGCGACGACTGGAGCCACGAGCTGCAGGGCGACGACGTCGaagcgaacggcggcggcaacggcgacgcgCCTCCGCGCCGGACGTTCAGCTTCGGCCAGGCCTACAAGACGCGGCACCGTCAGCCTCAG GTGTTCACGGTGTGGCAGACGCTGATGCTGGGGTACCAGTCGCTGGGCATCGTGTACGGCGACCTCGGGACGTCGCCGCTGTACGTGTTCCCGTCCGTCGTCCTacccgacgccgacgccaccgaCTTCCTCGGCATCCTCAGCCTCATCATCTGGACCCTCACCCTCATGAGCCTCGTCAAGTACGCCCTCATCGTCCTCAAAGCCGACGACCATGGCGAAG GTGGTACATTTGCACTGTATTCGCTGCTGCGTCAGCACGTGAATTTCAAGGGGAACATACCGGTGCCGCTCACACGGTTGGAGTCCGATGTCCATCTCAAGTTCCACAGCAAGAGGAGAAGCCGGCCGTCACGGCTGCAGCTGTTCTTGGAGAACAGCCCAAAGGCGCAACTGGCGATCACCATCATCGTGCTGATCGGAACCTGCATGCTCATCGGCGATGGTGCCCTCACTCCAGCCATCTCAG TTCTTTCGGCGGTCCAGGGAATCCAGTCAAGATCGTCGCATATCAAGCAGA AGCACGTCGTGGTGCTGAGCGCGGTGATCCTGGTGCTCCTTTTCCTCGTCCAGCGATTCGGCACCAGCAGGGTCAGCTTCACCTTCTCCCCAATCATGCTGCTGTGGTTTGCTTCGATTGCAGGGATCGGTGTTTACAACATTGTGATGCACTACCCACCTGTTCTGAAAGCCGTCTCGCCTCACTACATATATTACTACTTCGCGAAGAACAAACGGGTTGGGTGGGAGCAACTCGGCGCGGTTATTCTCTGCATAACAG GTGCTGAAGCTATGTTTGCTGATATGGGACACTTCAACAAGTCATCAATTCAG GTGGCATTCTCAACGGCGGTGTTCCCATCCCTGATCCTGGCGTACTCAGGCCAGGCGGCATACCTGATCAAGAACCCGGGTGACCTGAGCACGGCGTTCTACAGCAGCGTCCCGGCGCCGCTGTTCTGGCCGATGTTCGTCGTCTCCACCTTGGCCGCCATTGTTGCCAGCCAGTCGCTCATCTCTGCAAGCTACTCCATCATCAGGCAGTCCATCGCCCTGGGCTGCTTCCCAAGAACCACGGTGAAGCACACCTCCGACAAGTACGAGGGACAGGTTTACTGCCCGGAGATCAACTACGTTTTGATGGTCGTGTGTGTTCTCATCACCGTTGGATTCCAGGGTGGGCCCGAGATCGGCCGCGCTTTcg GTGTTGCAGTGATCTGGGTGATGCTGCTGACGACGACGCTGATgacggtggtgatggtggtgatCTGGGAGGTGAacggcgcgctcgccggcggcttCTTCGTCTTCTACCTCGCGATCGAGGGCACGTACATGACGTCGCTGATGACCAAGGTGCCGCAGGGCGGGTGGGTGCCGTTCGCCATCAccgtcgccttcctctccgTCACGCTCTCCTGGACGTACGGCCGCAAGAAGAAGCGCGAGTACGAGGCGCGCCacgccgtcggcgacggcgagttcGCCGGCATCGTGTCCCGGAGCGCCCGCGTCCCCGGGATGTGCCTCTTCTGCACCGACCTCATGGACGGCGTCCCGCCCATCGTCCGCCACTACGCCGCCAACACGGGCTCCCTCCGCGAGCTCCTCCTGTTCGTCACGTTCCGGACGCTGCCGGTGAGGACGGTGCTCGCCGGCGAGCGGTTCCTCGTGGcgagggagggggcgcgcgccgGCGTGTACCGGTGCATCGCCCAGTACGGGTACATGGACGAGCAGGACATGGTTGGGGACGACTTCGTccgcgctgccgtcgccgcgctggtcgaggtggcggcggcggcggcggaggccgactccggcgaggaggaggcggagatgATCGGGCGGGCTCCGGCGAGCGGCGTCAGCTACGTGATCGGGAGGACGGTGCTGAGGATGCGGAGGGCGCGCAACTGGCCGAAGCGATTCGTCATCAACGAGCTCTACAGGTTCTTGCAGAAGAACTTTAGGTCCAACGTCTCCACGCTCAAGCTCGACCATGCCAAGACCTTGCAGGTCGGGATGATTTATGAGATCTga
- the LOC9269340 gene encoding defensin-like protein 8 has product MSTAGRKMTTMLAIALLMAILFASLSGTEAIICKARSKMYRGKCRGNRNCAMICVHEEYTGGYCSKGVFSKCMCTKRCGGGGGGGGGGGGGGGDEPPLREARVHRSSPPLEPK; this is encoded by the exons ATGTCGACGGCCGGGAGGAAGATGACCACCATGCTTGCCATTGCCTTACTCATGGCCATCCTCTTCGCCTCACTCTCCG GCACAGAAGCTATCATCTGCAAAGCAAGGAGCAAGATGTACCGCGGGAAGTGCAGGGGCAACAGAAACTGCGCCATGATCTGCGTCCACGAGGAGTACACCGGCGGCTACTGCTCCAAGGGCGTCTTCTCCAAGTGCATGTGCACCAAgcggtgtggcggcggcggcggtggcggcggaggaggaggaggcggcggcggcgatgagccGCCGTTGCGTGAGGCCCGTGTCcaccgctcgtcgccgccgttggagCCCAAGTGA